The following are encoded together in the Bactrocera neohumeralis isolate Rockhampton chromosome 6, APGP_CSIRO_Bneo_wtdbg2-racon-allhic-juicebox.fasta_v2, whole genome shotgun sequence genome:
- the LOC126761899 gene encoding transmembrane 9 superfamily member 3: MWLISAVPICLILLLSSWCVVADEHNHKYNDREEVVLWMNTVGPYHNRQETYAYFSLPFCSGAKQSISHYHETLSEALQGVELEFSGYEIDFKVDVSPTVICMIDLTIDKVKAFTYAVKNQYWYQMYIDGLPIWGEVGKKDDQEEKYGIFTHKRFEIGYNGQQIVDITLHNEKKELLTPGAKIKFSYEVNWKQSSVEFKNRFDKYLDPKFFQHRIHWFSIFNSFMMVIFLVGLVSMILMRTLRKDYARYSKDEEIDDMERDLGDEYGWKQVHGDVFRTPPHALVFSAVIGAGCQLISVVLGVILFAIVGELYTERGSMLSTAIFVYAATSPVNGYFGGSLYARLGGRMWIRQMLVSAFMVPVFVCGTAFFINFIAIGYHASRAIPFGTMIAVTCICIFVVLPLTLAGTVVGRNLDGQPDHPCRVNAVPRPIPEKKWFMEPAIIILLGGVLPFGSIFIEMYFIFTSFWAYKIYYVYGFMLLVFTILMIVTVCVTIVCTYFLLNAEDYRWQWTSFMSAASTSIYVYAYSFYYFFFKTKMYGLFQTAFYFGYMALFSGALGIICGTVGYLGTSVFVRKIYSNVKID, encoded by the exons ATGTGGCTAATAAGTGCGGTCCCAATTTGTTTGATATTGTTATTGAGCAGTTGGTGTGTAGTGGCGGATGAGCATAATCATAag TACAATGACCGTGAAGAAGTCGTATTATGGATGAATACAGTTGGGCCATATCACAACCGGCAAGAAACATATGCGTACTTTTCCTTGCCTTTCTGTAGTGGTGCGAAACAAAGCATTTCCCACTATCATGAGACGCTTAGCGAAGCGCTACAAGGAGTTGAATTGGAATTCAGTGGCTACGAAATTGACTTTAAAG TGGACGTATCACCAACCGTAATATGCATGATCGATTTAACTATTGATAAAGTTAAAGCCTTTACATATGCGGTTAAAAACCAATACTGGTATCAAATGTATATAGATGGTTTACCTATTTGGGGTGAAGTTGGTAAAAAGGACGATCAAGAAGAAAAGTATGGTATTTTCACACACAAAAGATTTGAAATTGGCTACAATGGCCAACAAATTGTTGACATAACTCTTCACAACGAGAAAAAAGAGTTACTGACACCAGGAGCTAAGATTAAATTTTCTTATGAAGTTAACTGGAAACAGAGTTCAGTTGAATTCAAAAACcgttttgataaatatttggatcctaaattttttcaacataga ATCCACTGGTTCAGTATTTTCAATAGTTTTATGATGGTTATATTTTTGGTTGGATTGGTGTCAATGATTCTCATGCGAACGTTGCGCAAAGACTACGCTCGTTACAGTAAAGATGAAGAAATAGATGACATG GAACGGGACTTAGGAGATGAATATGGCTGGAAACAAGTACATGGTGATGTTTTCAGAACTCCACCGCACGCATTAGTATTTTCTGCTGTAATAGGAGCTGGTTGTCAATTAATTTCCGTAGTGCTTGGCGTCATATTATTTGCGATTGTTGGGGAATTATACACTGA GCGTGGATCAATGCTTTCTACTGCCATATTTGTGTACGCAGCAACGTCGCCTGTCAATGGATATTTTGGTGGATCGTTATATGCTCGGTTAGGAGGCCGAATGTGGATACGTCAAATGCTGGTGTCTGCATTTATGGTTCCAGTTTTTGTTTGCGGCACAGCATtctttatcaattttattgctattggttATCATGCATCGCGTGCTATACCTTTTGGAACAATGATTGCCGTCACGTGTATATGCATTTTCGTTGTTTTGCCACTTACATTAGCAGGAACTGTGGTAGGACGCAATTTAGATGGACAGCCAGATCATCCTTGTCGAGTGAACGCTGTGCCTCGTCCTATACCAGAAAAGAAGTGGTTTATGGAACCAGCTATTATAATTTTACTTGGTGGAGTATTACCATTTGGCTCAATATTTatagaaat GTACTTTATTTTCACGTCATTTTGGGCCTATAAAATTTACTACGTGTATGGTTTCATGCTATTAGTTTTCACCATATTAATGATTGTAACGGTATGCGTAACAATTGTATGCACTTATTTCCTTTTAAACGCAGAGGATTATCGGTGGCAGTGGACGAGCTTTATGTCAGCGGCATCAACTTCAATTTACGTTTACGCTTATTCATTCTactatttcttctttaaaacaaa AATGTATGGTCTTTTTCAAACTGCTTTCTACTTTGGATATATGGCATTGTTCAGCGGTGCTTTAGGAATTATATGTGGTACTGTTGGGTATTTGGGAACAAGTGTATTTGTACGAAAAATCTATTCTAATGTTAAAATAGATTAG
- the LOC126763767 gene encoding multidrug resistance protein homolog 65 — MNGKDENDYDERTSAGMEEYSDEWEHGSKRTISFFKLYRFSSAFENVLLFIGLIMSLIKALTLPAVVIVYSEFTAMLVDRTLAIGTSSKTYALPIFSGGKMLTNATNEENMSELYNDSISYGILLALTSIIMLISGVLTVDIFNFVALRQVTRMRKILFESVIRQDIAWHDMATKQNFTQQIIDDVEKVRDGMSEKVAHFLYLIFGFIITICISFAYGWKLTLAVSVYIPIVILLNYFVGKYQSKLTKREQESYAGAGNIVEEVLTAIRTVVAFGAEKKESERYDNYLIPARKASQSKGAFSGFSDGVLKSMLFLSCAGAFWYGVNLILENRNLEDKEYTPAILMIAFFGIIVGADNIARTAPFLESFSTARGSATNIFKVIDTKSKIDPLSSDGKLLNYGLRGEIEFKDVFFRYPSRPDIIVHRGLNFKVNGGQTVALVGSSGCGKSTCIQLLQRFYDPIFGSVTLDGLDIKKYNIHWLRSNMAVVGQEPVLFQGTIADNISYGKATATQREIEASAKAAGVHEFICSLPESYLTVIGEKGSQLSGGQKQRIAIARALIQDPKILLLDEATSALDYHSEKDIQQSLDLVSKGRTTIVVSHRLSAIRGADKIVFLHEGKVFEEGSHEDLIALKGMYYNMVRAGDINVADVTEDNAMEEKKINVSSFEKSFETDLINLDKNHISYEHPVLHANHKEKTTDDDDSGGNFFLTFRRILKIARPEWCMLLFGAACAIAFGFTYPAFSVIFGEFYAALAQPDEEVALHRTSLLSIYCLILGVLTGVGCFLQTYLFNYAGVWLTTRMRSMTFMAIMRQEAAWFDQETNSVGSLSARLTGDASGVQGAIGYPLSGLLQAFSNFVIALTLSLYYSWKLALVCVCACPVIIGSIIFESKFMSASLVHEKTALEEASRIATEAISNIRTIAGLRREAQIIERYNLEIDKVRSIIGQKLKYRGLINASGQAFVFFAYAAALCYGGVLVSEGKVPFQDIIKVSETLLYGSMMLAQSLAFAPAFTAALVAAHRLFQILDRTPKVLSPHGRENTTAEKGPIMFEGVRFSNIEFKYPTRPDVKILNGLNLEVQKGKTVALVGRSGCGKSTCIQLLMRLYDPDSGTIRLNDDDIHKDVSIEGLRRILGLVSQEPSLFERTIAENIAYGDNSRKVSMDEIIAAAKCANAHSFIVSLPNGYDTRLGARGTQLSGGQKQRIAIARALVRNPKILLLDEATSALDLQSEQLVQQALDVACTGRTCIVIAHRLSTVQNADVICVLKNGKIVEIGNHQQLIALNGIYSKLHKMQSHEK; from the exons ATGAATGGAAAGGATGAAAACGATTATGACGAAAGGACATCCGCGGGTATGGAAGAATACTCAGACGAATGGGAGCATGGAAGCAAACGAACCATAAGTTTTTTCAAACTATATCGATTTTCATCGGCTTTTGAAAATGTTCTACTATTTATTGGATTAATAATGTCCCTTATAAAAGCGCTTACACTCCCAGCAGTGGTAATAGTTTATAGTGAATTTACCGCAATGTTAGTCGATCGCACATTGGCAATTGGTACCAGTTCTAAAACGTATGCACTACCCATTTTCAGTGGAGGCAAAATGCT AACGAACGCAACAAACGAAGAGAATATGTCGGAGTTGTACAATGATTCCATTTCTTATGGCATTCTTTTGGCATTAACATCCATAATTATGCTGATATCGGGTGTTCTAACTGtggatatttttaattttgtggcaTTGAGACAAGTAACGCGGATGCGAAAAATATTATTCGAATCTGTTATTAGACAAGACATTGCGTGGCATGACATGGCAACTAAACAAAACTTCACGCAGCAAATAATAGA tgATGTAGAGAAAGTCAGGGACGGAATGTCCGAGAAGGTTGCCCACTTCTTATACCTCATATTTGGATTTATTATAACAATATGCATATCGTTTGCTTATGGTTGGAAGCTCACATTGGCAGTCAGTGTATATATACCAATcgttattttattgaattattttgtgGGAAAG TATCAAAGTAAGCTAACCAAAAGAGAACAGGAATCTTATGCCGGAGCCGGAAACATTGTGGAGGAAGTTCTTACTGCTATACGAACTGTCGTAGCCTTTGGTGCGGAAAAAAAGGAATCCGAACGCTATGATAACTATTTGATTCCTGCTCGAAAGGCCAGTCAAAGCAAGGGTGCGTTCTCGGGATTTAGTGACGGTGTTTTAAAATCAATGCTCTTTCTTTCTTGCGCTGGCGCATTCTGGTATGGCGTTAACTTAATTCTTGAAAATAGAAATTTGGAAGACAAGGAGTATACTCCTGCAATTTTAATGATA gcattttttggaattattgttGGTGCTGATAATATTGCACGTACGGCACCATTTTTAGAATCCTTTTCTACTGCACGAGGTTCGgccacaaatattttcaaagttatcgATACGAAATCAAAGATTGACCCATTATCCAGCGATGGCAAACTACTTAACTATGGATTGCGGGGAGAGATTGAATTTAAAGATGTATTCTTTCGGTATCCATCTCGCCCAGATATTATTGTCCATCGTGGGCTGAATTTCAAAGTTAACGGAGGTCAAACTGTAGCTCTCGTTGGTTCATCTGGTTGCGGAAAATCAACTTGTATTCAACTTTTGCAGCGCTTCTATGATCCAATTTTCGGTTCAGTTACTTTAGATGGTTTGGacattaaaaaatacaacattCATTGGTTGAGATCTAATATGGCGGTGGTTGGTCAAGAACCGGTATTATTTCAAGGAACTATag CGGATAATATTAGTTATGGCAAAGCAACCGCTACTCAACGAGAGATAGAGGCTTCAGCCAAAGCTGCTGGTGTACATGAATTTATCTGCAGTTTGCCTGAG aGTTACCTTACTGTTATCGGCGAAAAGGGATCTCAGCTCTCCGGTGGGCAAAAGCAGCGCATTGCTATTGCTCGAGCTCTCATACAGGATCCAAAAATACTATTGCTGGACGAAGCAACATCTGCACTAGATTATCATTCCGAAAAAGATATACAACAATCATTGGACTTGGTAAGCAAAGGTCGAACAACCATTGTTGTATCTCACCGGTTATCAGCTATACGCGGAGCGGATAAAATAGTATTCTTACATGAAGGCAAAGTATTCGAAGAGGGTTCACACGAGGATCTCATAGCATTGAAAGGAATGTATTATAATATGGTACGCGCAGGTGATATTAATGTAGCGGATGTTACTGAGGACAATGCAATGGAAGAGAAGA AAATTAATGTCAGCTCGTTCGAGAAATCTTTCGAAActgatttaataaatttggacaaaaatcatatttcataTGAACACCCAGTCTTGCATGCAAATCATAAAGAGAAAACAACAGATGATGATGACTCTGGAGGAAACTTCTTTTTAACGTTCAGGCGAATTTTGAAGATTGCACGCCCGGAGTGGTGTATGCTTCTTTTTGGTGCCGCATGTGCGATAGCGTTTGGCTTCACTTATCCAGCATTTTCGGTAATCTTTGGAGAATTTTATGCCGCTTTAGCGCAACCTGACGAAGAAGTTGCTTTGCATCGCACTTCGCTTCTATCAATTTACTGCTTAATATTGGGCGTCTTAACTGGTGTGGGCTGCTTTCTACAAACATATTTGTTCAATTATGCGGGTGTATGGTTAACAACAAGAATGCGTTCAATGACGTTTATGGCGATAATGCGACAAGAAGCGGCTTGGTTCGACCAAGAAACTAACTCTGTGGGCTCACTCTCAGCGAGATTAACCGGCGATGCCTCCGGTGTACAAGGCGCTATTGGCTATCCACTAAGCGGTTTACTGCAAGCATTTTCTAACTTTGTTATCGCATTAACGttatcactttattattcaTGGAAGCTAGCTTTAGTGTGTGTATGCGCTTGCCCCGTTATAATCGGATCCATCATATTTGAATCCAA attCATGAGTGCTTCTTTGGTACACGAGAAGACAGCTTTGGAGGAGGCGTCTCGCATTGCAACAGAAGCTATATCGAATATTCGAACAATCGCTGGTTTGCGGCGCGAAGCTCAGATTATCGAACGTTATAATTTGGAAATTGACAAAGTGAGGTCAATAATCGGACAAAAGTTAAAGTATCGAGGTTTGATCAATGCATCTGGACAAGCATTCGTATTCTTTGCTTATGCAGCAGCCCTTTGCTATGGGGGAGTGTTAGTGTCAGAAGGAAAGGTTCCATTCCAAGATATTATCAA AGTATCTGAAACACTTTTATATGGGTCCATGATGTTAGCTCAATCATTAGCCTTCGCTCCGGCCTTTACTGCTGCTCTAGTAGCGGCCCATCGGCTATTCCAAATTTTAGATCGTACGCCAAAAGTTTTATCTCCTCATGGACGAGAGAACACGACCGCAGAGAAAGGCCCAATAATGTTCGAAGGTGTACGATTTTCAAATATCGAATTTAAATATCCCACACGACCGGatgtcaaaattttaaacggATTAAATTTGGAAGTGCAAAAGGGAAAGACTGTTGCTCTGGTTGGACGTTCCGGCTGTGGAAAATCTACGTGTATACAACTGTTAATGCGTTTATACGATCCAGACAGTGGCACTATT AGATTGAACGACGACGACATTCACAAGGATGTATCAATCGAAGGTTTGAGAAGAATACTAGGACTTGTCTCACAGGAGCCATCTCTCTTTGAGCGAACAATTGCAGAAAATATCGCATATGGTGATAATTCACGCAAAGTGTCAATGGATGAAATAATAGCAGCCGCGAAGTGTGCCAATGCGCATTCGTTCATTGTGTCTCTGCCAAATGGATATGACACACGCTTAGGTGCACGAGGTACTCAACTATCTGGCGGTCAAAAGCAGCGGATTGCAATAGCTCGAGCTTTAGTGCGGAACCCCAAAATCTTGCTATTAGATGAAGCAACATCTGCTTTAGATTTGCAGAGCGAACAGCTGGTGCAACAAGCTCTAGATGTAGCATGTACTGGACGAACGTGTATAGTTATAGCACATCGCCTATCAACTGTTCAAAATGCTGACGTAATTTGCGTTttgaaaaatggtaaaatagtAGAAATTGGAAACCATCAGCAACTTATTGCACTTAATGGAATTTATTCAAAGCTTCACAAAATGCAGAGTCACGAAAAATAA
- the LOC126763768 gene encoding enhancer of mRNA-decapping protein 3, which produces MGDGWLGKAVSIECDANLGVFQGVIKNITVDVITIVRAFRNGIPLKKQDAEVNLRSADIISISLLPTFNGHSTITTTDFKKPASVKLPNFANAGKIALALPERNDVFERDQASSLPNSTFPKDENPVGELAKGISKVKVDSGKYRSVQSLESKVFDNGKMHFNSSVKEFFGNLLPPKVEARLGSTQFPSSPNSVNVYDVDNFDTANMVGEEAASCSKPIDIKSKKILNGGFPNAPDIPGNGNGNTKTRYVNNGSNNNGNNRKQRKQLRKDNMKHSQTFGTSVDDPLIHEDFDFEGNLALFNKQAIWDIIESEQKPDLVRQTSISMQKYRHDENILVSEPVRLRQIENMFDGSTDFVTDEGLIIPTIPYFVRAKIENIAEKEGLSLPRQLDILARGVTDLAILILGGARRLTPTNYHQWPIVVIICTKSINLRNSDIGAATGRQMASHGLKVLLYMEKENTTNKSREIGLFKATDNVIVYSVNELPTPDLVILSTDSKNLNGQVRKWLSENRASVLAVDPPPDGIEDVCIKYAILPILPLNGISSNNYGKLYLCNLGIPDKFYRDAGIKYKSPFGHKFVIPIHSKD; this is translated from the exons ATGGGAGATGGTTGGCTAGGCAAAGCGGTTTCCATAGAGTGCGACGCAAATTTAGGTGTATTTCAAGGGgttatcaaaaatataacaGTAGACGTAATAACTATTGTACGAGCATTTCGGAATGGTATACCATTAAAAAAGCAAGATGCGGAGGTCAATTTACg ATCAGCAGATATCATTAGTATTTCCCTTTTACCAACATTCAATGGACATAGTACTATCACAACCACTGATTTCAAAAAACCTGCTTCTGTTAAACTGCCAAATTTCGCAAATGCCGGTAAAATTGCACTGGCCTTACCTGAAAGAAATGATGTATTTGAAAGAGATCAGGCTTCCTCATTACCAAATAGCACTTTCCCAAAAGATGAGAATCCTGTTGGTGAACTCGCAAAAGGAATATCAAAAGTGAAAGTTGACTCTGGCAAATATCGAAG TGTACAAAGTTTGGAAAGTAAAGTATTTGACaatggaaaaatgcattttaactCCAGTGTTAAAGAGTTTTTCGGAAACTTGCTACCGCCAAAAGTCGAGGCTCGTTTGGGAAGTACACAATTTCCATCCTCACCAAATTCTGTGAATGTATATGATGTTGATAACTTTGATACTGCGAATATGGTGGGTGAAGAAGCGGCCTCTTGTTCCAAACCCATAGAtataaaatcaaagaaaatctTAAATGGTGGGTTCCCAAATGCACCCGATATTCCTGGTAACGGAAACGGAAATACAAAAACGCGATATGTTAATAACGGTTCAAATAACAATGGCAATAAtcgtaaacaaagaaaacaacttAGAAAAGATAACATGAAACATAGCCAAACATTTGGCACGTCAGTCGATGATCCGCTGATACATGAGGATTTCGATTTTGAGGGAAATTTAGCACTATTTAACAAACAAGCCATTTGGGACATAATTGAGTCTGAGCAAAAGCCAGACTTGGTGCGTCAAACTTCAATATCAATGCAAAAATACCGACATGATGAGAATATATTGGTCAGTGAACCTGTAAGACTGagacaaattgaaaatatgttcgATGGATCTACGGATTTTGTTACGG ATGAAGGACTAATAATACCAACTATACCATATTTTGTAcgtgcaaaaattgaaaatatagctgaaaaagAAGGACTTTCCCTCCCACGACAATTGGACATACTTGCAAGAGGAGTAACTGATCTCGCCATATTAATATTAGGAGGCGCTAGGAGACTTACACCAACCAACTACCACCAATGGCCAATAGTTGtaataatatgtacaaaatcaattaatttaag GAATAGTGATATTGGTGCTGCAACTGGACGTCAAATGGCGTCGCATGGTTTAAAAGTGTTACTTTATATGGAGAAGGAAAATACAACTAACAAAAGCAGGGAAATTGGTCTCTTCAAAGCTACGGACAATGTTATTGTTTACTCCGTCAATG aattgcCAACACCCGACCTTGTAATCCTATCTAcggattcaaaaaatttaaatggccAAGTACGGAAATGGTTGAGCGAAAATAG AGCATCTGTCCTTGCAGTAGACCCTCCCCCAGATGGGATTGAAGATGTTTGCATAAAATATGCTATCTTACCGATATTACCTTTAAATGGCATTTCATCTAATAACTacggaaaattatatttatgtaatttagGCATACCAGATAAATTTTATCGTGATGCTGGGATTAAATACAAAAGTCCCTTCGGCCACAAATTTGTGATACCAATACACTCAAAGGATTGA